A single region of the Acidobacteriota bacterium genome encodes:
- the asnB gene encoding asparagine synthase (glutamine-hydrolyzing), whose protein sequence is MIQNKFAACCLPNMCGIVGIYEYAVNAPTVSESLITAMRDVMPHRGPDDAGVYITPDRRLAFGHRRLSIVDLSPAGHNPMPNEDGTVWITYNGEIYNHQKLRKPLIKSGHLYRSQTDTETIIHLYEARGLDFVNDLEGDFAIALWDENQKRLVLARDRIGVKPLYYTAQNGRLIFASEIKAILEHPAISRDIDEESLYHYLTFLTTPAPRTLFAGIKKLPAGCLLTCNSNGAITITRYWDAIVEKPQQPLSEAETESEVIRLLRQSIEKRMMSDVPFGVFLSGGVDSTANVALMAQLMTQPVRTFTVGFADAPEFNEIEEARFVAREFKTDHHEIIINQDELIEFLPQMIFHQDEPIADPVCVPLYYVSKLTRQSGTTVIQVGEGSDELFCGYVDYARYLKLHDRLWQPLMKLPAALRGVIAKVGGGLYNASKPLLPSFMRKKMLPDMLRRFGAGEELFWSGAFVFDEWHKQKLFTPSALAHLNNGKAISSRQIISEDLARLLAAKPNADELERMIYQELKLRLAELLLMRVDKITMANSIEARVPFLDHKLVEFAMTIPREMKYRNGETKWILKKALRGVIPDRVLDRPKKGFGVPINEWMLNRLGAFVEDNLFNSSLRRREFFDYEFIKHLLSEHRAGKANYSFFLWSLLNLSLWYDQWIEGSGESKGQKTKGKSEEALAVQI, encoded by the coding sequence ATGATTCAAAATAAATTTGCTGCCTGCTGCTTACCGAATATGTGCGGGATTGTTGGAATATACGAATATGCGGTGAATGCGCCAACGGTGAGTGAATCGCTCATCACAGCGATGCGCGATGTCATGCCGCATCGCGGGCCCGATGACGCAGGGGTTTACATCACCCCCGACAGACGCCTGGCATTCGGGCATCGGCGTTTGTCCATCGTTGACCTGTCGCCCGCAGGTCATAATCCCATGCCCAACGAAGATGGAACGGTTTGGATTACTTATAACGGTGAAATTTACAACCATCAAAAATTACGTAAACCGCTAATAAAATCAGGGCATCTTTATCGCTCACAAACCGACACCGAAACCATCATTCACCTGTACGAAGCGCGCGGGCTTGATTTCGTTAATGACCTCGAAGGCGATTTCGCCATCGCTTTATGGGATGAAAATCAAAAACGTCTGGTGCTGGCGCGTGACCGCATCGGCGTCAAACCGCTCTATTACACCGCGCAGAACGGGCGCTTGATTTTCGCTTCGGAAATCAAAGCCATTCTCGAACATCCGGCAATCAGCCGCGATATTGATGAAGAATCGCTCTATCATTATTTGACTTTTTTGACGACCCCTGCGCCGCGCACCCTGTTTGCCGGAATCAAAAAATTGCCCGCCGGGTGTTTGCTCACCTGCAATAGCAACGGTGCAATCACCATCACACGCTATTGGGATGCCATCGTCGAAAAACCCCAACAGCCACTCAGCGAAGCCGAGACCGAAAGCGAAGTCATTCGTTTGCTGCGCCAGTCCATCGAAAAACGCATGATGAGCGATGTGCCGTTTGGCGTCTTTTTATCCGGCGGCGTCGATTCAACTGCCAACGTCGCGTTGATGGCGCAACTGATGACTCAACCGGTTCGCACCTTTACTGTAGGCTTTGCCGATGCGCCTGAGTTCAACGAAATCGAAGAGGCGCGATTCGTGGCGCGTGAATTTAAAACCGACCATCACGAAATCATTATCAATCAGGATGAACTCATCGAATTTCTGCCGCAGATGATTTTTCATCAGGACGAACCGATTGCCGACCCGGTGTGTGTGCCGCTTTATTATGTCTCGAAACTCACGCGCCAATCGGGAACCACGGTGATTCAGGTTGGCGAAGGTTCGGATGAACTGTTCTGCGGGTACGTCGATTATGCGCGGTATTTGAAATTACACGACCGGCTGTGGCAACCGCTGATGAAATTGCCTGCCGCTTTGCGCGGGGTTATCGCCAAGGTCGGCGGCGGTCTTTACAATGCGAGCAAGCCGCTGCTGCCGTCATTTATGCGCAAGAAAATGTTGCCGGATATGCTCAGGCGATTCGGCGCAGGCGAAGAGTTATTCTGGAGTGGCGCGTTCGTTTTCGACGAGTGGCACAAACAAAAGCTGTTTACGCCGTCGGCGCTCGCTCATCTGAACAACGGCAAAGCGATTTCATCGCGGCAAATCATCAGCGAAGATTTAGCGCGGCTGCTTGCGGCAAAACCGAATGCAGACGAACTGGAGCGCATGATTTATCAGGAATTAAAGTTGCGGCTTGCCGAACTGTTGTTGATGCGCGTCGATAAAATCACGATGGCAAATTCCATCGAAGCGCGCGTGCCTTTCCTGGATCATAAGCTGGTCGAATTTGCCATGACGATTCCGCGCGAGATGAAATATCGCAACGGCGAAACCAAGTGGATTTTGAAAAAAGCCTTGCGCGGGGTTATTCCCGACCGCGTTCTCGACCGCCCGAAAAAAGGTTTCGGGGTGCCGATTAATGAATGGATGTTGAATCGCCTCGGCGCTTTTGTTGAAGACAATCTATTCAACTCGTCGCTTCGTCGTCGCGAATTTTTCGACTACGAATTTATCAAACATCTACTCTCCGAACATCGAGCCGGCAAAGCCAATTACTCATTTTTCCTGTGGAGTCTTTTAAACCTCAGTTTATGGTACGACCAGTGGATTGAAGGCAGCGGTGAAAGCAAAGGGCAAAAGACGAAAGGTAAAAGTGAAGAGGCATTAGCTGTACAAATCTGA
- a CDS encoding alginate lyase family protein, producing the protein MKRLTTIIQKTQGMTLGELTAETVLRARRKAATAYRRSLDHPQKTYVTDGELARALKNASVKTVAQRIRQGGGILLTQGFVNLASTAACLKHHFPSAVETTVNDAEAILKHEIKIFARRFPFGETIDWHADIETGVRWPLAHYSEMPLALGKLSDVRAVWELNRLQHFTTLARAYVLSGDERYSETFLQQLTSWCEANPPRFGVNWTVAMEVAIRAVNIIAAMQMCRASKAMTDEFVELILKTLLAHGRFIRANLEFSHRISSNHYLSDLIGLLVIGIAIPEFKESRAWVKFSSKELLKEMQHQVLADGVSFEASIAYHRLATEIFTLFFTLSQAADLELTEAFIERLEKMYEFVRAYLKPDGHAPIIGDSDDGRLLKFSAREATDHAYLLPIAAVLFEEEKFKPANHFDEELIWWFGEAGIQQFSELPISAQPQTSAAFAVGQLYIQRQDALYLISDCGDHGINGRGSHAHSDALSFELFAYGQTFLRDAGTYVYTASKRWRQQFRSTAYHNTARIDGREISEINVDQPFALGANVLPKINEWQSNAEFDLLEAEHHAYLRLAEPVTHRRIITFNKIERYWLLDDIFTGRGNHLFEFFFNFDAGLKIHIQEPDRVIAESKSVALALIPLDRQSASDATPLAELKRTCRWVSPSYRTRLPSSGIIYRLRADVDWSNRMLLIPFPAGDENRVKVICSQFMAGNDSK; encoded by the coding sequence TTGAAACGATTAACGACCATCATCCAGAAAACGCAAGGCATGACGCTTGGTGAGTTGACCGCTGAAACCGTTTTACGTGCCCGTCGTAAAGCGGCAACCGCGTATCGCCGAAGCCTCGACCATCCACAAAAAACTTATGTTACGGATGGTGAACTGGCGCGCGCGCTTAAAAACGCTTCGGTCAAAACCGTTGCGCAAAGAATTCGTCAGGGCGGAGGCATCCTGCTCACCCAGGGATTTGTCAACCTCGCGTCAACTGCCGCGTGCCTGAAACACCACTTCCCTTCCGCAGTTGAAACCACGGTGAACGATGCTGAAGCGATTCTCAAACATGAAATAAAAATTTTCGCCCGCCGCTTTCCTTTTGGCGAAACCATTGACTGGCACGCCGATATTGAAACCGGGGTGCGCTGGCCGCTGGCGCACTACAGCGAAATGCCGCTGGCGCTCGGCAAACTTTCAGACGTGCGCGCGGTGTGGGAATTAAATCGGTTGCAGCATTTTACGACGCTTGCACGCGCCTATGTTTTAAGTGGCGATGAGCGTTACAGCGAAACTTTTTTGCAACAACTGACCTCGTGGTGCGAAGCCAATCCGCCGCGTTTTGGAGTCAACTGGACGGTGGCAATGGAAGTGGCGATTCGCGCCGTCAATATCATCGCGGCAATGCAGATGTGTCGCGCTTCAAAGGCGATGACCGATGAATTCGTTGAACTGATTTTGAAAACCCTACTGGCGCACGGCAGATTCATTCGCGCCAACCTGGAATTCTCGCATCGCATTTCAAGCAATCATTATTTATCCGATTTAATCGGACTTCTGGTGATTGGCATCGCCATTCCCGAATTTAAAGAATCGCGCGCGTGGGTCAAATTCAGTTCAAAAGAATTGCTCAAGGAGATGCAACATCAGGTGCTCGCGGATGGCGTGAGTTTTGAAGCCTCAATCGCCTATCACCGGCTGGCAACGGAAATCTTCACCCTGTTTTTTACTTTAAGTCAGGCGGCAGACCTTGAACTCACCGAAGCGTTCATCGAGCGCCTGGAAAAGATGTACGAGTTCGTTCGCGCTTATTTAAAGCCCGACGGTCACGCGCCAATTATTGGCGACAGCGATGACGGACGCCTGCTTAAATTCTCAGCGCGCGAAGCCACTGACCATGCTTACTTGTTGCCGATTGCCGCTGTGTTATTTGAAGAAGAAAAATTCAAACCCGCGAATCACTTTGATGAAGAACTCATCTGGTGGTTTGGTGAAGCGGGCATTCAACAATTCAGCGAATTACCAATTTCTGCACAACCACAAACTTCGGCAGCCTTCGCCGTCGGGCAACTCTATATTCAACGCCAGGACGCGCTCTATTTAATCAGCGATTGCGGCGACCACGGTATCAACGGTCGCGGCTCGCACGCTCATTCCGACGCTTTGTCGTTTGAACTTTTCGCCTACGGACAAACCTTTTTGCGCGATGCCGGGACGTATGTTTATACGGCAAGCAAACGCTGGCGACAACAGTTTCGCTCAACCGCTTATCACAACACCGCGCGCATTGACGGCAGAGAGATTAGCGAAATCAACGTAGACCAGCCTTTCGCGCTCGGCGCGAACGTTTTGCCGAAAATCAACGAATGGCAAAGCAATGCTGAATTTGATCTCCTCGAAGCCGAACATCATGCTTATCTGAGACTTGCCGAACCGGTCACCCATCGCCGGATTATCACTTTCAATAAAATTGAAAGGTACTGGTTGCTCGACGATATATTCACAGGCAGAGGCAATCATCTTTTTGAATTCTTTTTCAATTTCGACGCGGGGTTAAAAATTCACATTCAAGAGCCTGACCGGGTCATTGCAGAAAGTAAATCTGTTGCTCTGGCGCTTATCCCGCTTGACCGTCAATCTGCTTCAGATGCCACTCCTTTAGCAGAACTCAAACGAACTTGTCGATGGGTGTCGCCAAGTTACAGGACGCGCCTCCCATCTTCTGGTATCATTTATCGCTTACGCGCAGATGTTGATTGGTCGAATCGGATGCTCCTGATTCCCTTTCCGGCGGGTGATGAAAATCGCGTGAAGGTTATTTGTAGCCAGTTTATGGCGGGTAATGATTCAAAATAA
- a CDS encoding O-antigen ligase family protein yields the protein MNVASKNQFEFYASTIRRHLFTVAEKISLEAILIFWFAVTPLAAFYVRFPFEQSLITFDRLIFFLALLTLALKFYRHKTFSDFNPHDNPALTKKAVERTPDAGHRTLGTSDTRLQTFFITKFELVWLLLSVIALASALLDANNVGYAFKIAFDAFFLPLIAFHLARYHFDVGGRERAILAAAILLAFLLFFTGLFEFATGQNLFVYPGSEILRERELRINGLFASDSSFAIICLLLALFLRIAPALLEIKFDKTARLLYWTALAAIILATLLPFFRATMVALIICLLAIEILLHLKRASGYQQNRSVAFSPLTYLRSHRTMAYALIAVVVLALGAAFIEMQSESSIVRRLTSPRNLYGRMATWQTAARIALEKPLFGVGLANYADYFDTKFSDLKQQEDWVENVKAINAPHSNFILIMAELGFFAFALYLLAYFYLISMGIRAFKRAQSRVQILAGGCFLLLLVAYTLPGMTLSSGVYADLNLYFFFLLGLTSQDFGEPVAPSVSASQPGE from the coding sequence ATGAACGTTGCATCGAAAAATCAATTTGAGTTTTACGCTTCAACGATTCGCCGCCATTTATTTACAGTCGCTGAAAAAATATCCCTCGAAGCGATTTTGATTTTCTGGTTTGCGGTTACGCCGCTTGCGGCGTTTTATGTGCGTTTCCCTTTCGAGCAATCGCTCATCACCTTTGACCGGTTGATTTTTTTCCTCGCGTTGCTGACCCTGGCGCTCAAATTTTATCGTCACAAAACCTTCTCTGATTTCAATCCACACGATAATCCGGCTTTAACCAAGAAGGCTGTCGAGCGGACACCGGACGCCGGACACCGGACATTGGGCACTTCGGACACTCGACTCCAGACTTTTTTTATTACTAAATTTGAACTCGTCTGGTTGTTATTGTCGGTCATCGCGCTGGCGAGCGCCTTGCTTGATGCCAACAATGTCGGTTATGCGTTTAAAATCGCCTTCGATGCCTTCTTTCTGCCACTCATCGCTTTTCACTTGGCGCGTTACCATTTCGATGTCGGCGGACGCGAACGGGCAATCCTCGCGGCAGCAATCCTTCTGGCGTTTCTATTGTTTTTCACAGGGTTATTTGAATTTGCAACCGGGCAAAATCTTTTCGTTTATCCGGGTTCGGAAATATTGCGCGAACGGGAACTGAGAATTAACGGACTCTTTGCTTCCGATTCATCTTTCGCGATTATCTGTTTGCTGCTGGCGCTTTTTTTGCGCATCGCTCCGGCGCTACTCGAAATCAAATTTGATAAAACTGCCCGTTTGCTTTACTGGACGGCGCTTGCCGCAATCATTCTTGCAACCTTGTTGCCTTTTTTTCGCGCCACAATGGTGGCGTTAATTATCTGCCTGTTGGCGATTGAAATATTGTTGCATTTGAAACGGGCATCAGGCTATCAACAAAATCGTTCTGTGGCTTTTTCACCTTTAACTTATTTACGTTCTCACCGAACGATGGCTTATGCTCTGATTGCCGTTGTCGTACTGGCGTTGGGCGCGGCGTTTATTGAAATGCAGAGCGAATCGTCAATTGTGCGAAGGCTCACGAGTCCGCGCAATCTGTATGGTCGGATGGCGACCTGGCAGACCGCTGCGCGCATTGCTTTAGAGAAACCGCTTTTCGGCGTAGGGCTTGCCAATTACGCCGATTATTTCGATACCAAGTTTTCCGATTTAAAACAGCAGGAAGATTGGGTCGAAAACGTGAAAGCCATCAACGCGCCGCATTCAAATTTTATACTCATCATGGCGGAACTCGGATTTTTCGCGTTTGCGCTTTACCTGTTAGCTTATTTTTATCTGATTTCAATGGGCATTCGCGCCTTTAAACGGGCGCAAAGCCGCGTGCAGATTTTAGCGGGCGGCTGTTTTCTGCTTTTACTGGTTGCTTACACGTTGCCGGGAATGACTCTGTCGAGCGGCGTGTACGCCGATTTGAATTTATACTTTTTCTTCTTGCTCGGTTTAACCTCACAGGATTTTGGCGAACCCGTCGCGCCATCTGTATCCGCCTCTCAACCGGGCGAATGA
- the wecB gene encoding UDP-N-acetylglucosamine 2-epimerase (non-hydrolyzing), whose protein sequence is MLKIINVVGARPNFMKIAPVMDEMRQRAERIQPVLVHTGQHYDETMSDAFFEDLRLPRPDINLEIGSASHAEQTARIMLAFEKVLLELQPDWVVVVGDVNSTLAATLVAVKLQIKVAHIEAGLRSRDRSMPEEINRIVTDALADLLLTPSPDADENLRSEGVADEKIRFVGNVMIDSLRRNLERAQSSDVLNRLQLTPKQFCAMTLHRPSNVDDKATLAGILDALEVVLERMPIVFPIHPRTRARLAEFGLMEKVAAQKNLRLTKPLGYLDFLQLYSNSRLVLTDSGGVQEETTALGIPCLTLRHNTERPITVTEGTNRVVGNHPETIRREALNALEHPPTAQRIPALWDGQAARRIVDAIEAASNNQ, encoded by the coding sequence ATGCTCAAAATCATCAATGTCGTCGGCGCGCGACCCAACTTCATGAAAATAGCCCCGGTGATGGACGAGATGCGCCAACGCGCTGAGCGCATTCAGCCCGTTCTCGTACACACTGGTCAGCATTACGATGAAACGATGAGCGATGCATTTTTTGAAGACCTGCGCCTTCCCCGTCCCGACATCAATCTGGAAATCGGTTCCGCTTCGCACGCCGAACAGACGGCGCGCATCATGCTCGCGTTTGAAAAAGTGTTGCTTGAACTCCAACCCGATTGGGTGGTCGTGGTCGGCGATGTCAATTCAACCCTGGCGGCAACCCTCGTCGCCGTTAAATTGCAAATTAAAGTCGCGCACATCGAAGCCGGTCTGCGCAGTCGTGACCGTTCCATGCCCGAAGAGATTAATCGTATCGTGACGGACGCGCTTGCCGATTTATTGCTTACGCCTTCGCCCGATGCCGATGAAAACCTGCGTAGCGAAGGCGTAGCCGATGAAAAGATTCGCTTCGTCGGCAACGTGATGATCGATTCGCTGAGGCGCAATCTCGAACGCGCGCAATCATCCGATGTCTTAAATCGTTTGCAACTGACACCAAAACAATTTTGCGCGATGACTCTGCATCGCCCCTCAAACGTCGATGACAAAGCGACGCTCGCAGGCATCCTTGATGCACTCGAAGTTGTACTTGAGCGAATGCCGATTGTTTTTCCCATTCACCCGCGCACCCGCGCGCGGCTCGCAGAATTCGGGTTGATGGAAAAGGTCGCGGCGCAAAAAAATTTAAGGCTCACAAAACCGCTCGGCTATTTGGATTTTCTGCAACTCTACAGCAACAGCCGATTGGTATTGACCGATAGCGGCGGCGTGCAGGAAGAGACCACGGCGCTTGGCATTCCCTGTCTGACGCTCAGGCATAACACGGAACGCCCGATCACCGTTACCGAAGGCACGAACCGCGTGGTCGGCAACCATCCTGAAACCATCAGGCGCGAAGCCCTCAACGCGCTTGAACATCCGCCAACGGCTCAACGGATTCCGGCATTGTGGGATGGACAGGCAGCGCGGCGCATTGTTGATGCGATTGAAGCTGCAAGCAATAATCAGTAA
- a CDS encoding Wzz/FepE/Etk N-terminal domain-containing protein, protein MSNHSNPNDINLDNYLLAIWRAKWVILFIVLVAAAAAYFLARRQPTLFKAEALIEVGRAWDKPIEDTYTTEQIVSSAGFAHELATKLGIKPKALRGNIQAEAIVVGPRNTRYPILLKVTTTGETADEAINLARAVSDDLINRHEKLFDEALAPRKMREQRLAEQLKEAQNANDSKELAFKIEDELNTTKFNNSSSTATRKTTLVQPIVNTASVPPPTLKNTAAAALLAFVACVAIVALIAYFKPSTAGN, encoded by the coding sequence ATGAGTAACCATTCAAACCCTAACGACATCAATCTGGATAACTATCTGCTGGCAATCTGGCGAGCCAAATGGGTCATCTTGTTCATCGTTCTGGTGGCTGCGGCGGCTGCTTATTTTTTAGCCCGCCGCCAACCAACGCTTTTCAAAGCCGAAGCTTTAATCGAAGTCGGGCGCGCGTGGGATAAACCTATCGAAGATACCTACACCACTGAACAAATCGTCAGCAGCGCAGGTTTCGCCCATGAACTCGCCACGAAACTCGGCATCAAACCCAAAGCTCTGCGCGGCAATATTCAAGCCGAAGCCATCGTCGTCGGCCCGCGCAATACCCGTTACCCGATTCTGTTGAAAGTCACGACGACCGGCGAAACCGCCGATGAAGCCATCAATCTGGCGCGCGCCGTGAGCGACGACCTCATCAACCGTCACGAAAAACTTTTCGATGAGGCGCTCGCGCCACGCAAGATGCGCGAACAACGGCTTGCTGAGCAATTGAAAGAAGCGCAAAACGCGAATGACTCAAAAGAGCTGGCATTTAAAATCGAAGACGAGTTGAACACCACTAAATTTAACAACAGCTCATCAACCGCGACGCGCAAAACCACCCTCGTGCAACCCATCGTCAATACCGCATCGGTGCCGCCGCCGACGCTTAAAAATACCGCCGCTGCCGCGCTGCTAGCGTTTGTCGCCTGTGTCGCGATAGTGGCTCTGATAGCCTATTTCAAGCCATCGACCGCAGGCAATTAA
- a CDS encoding cytochrome c, protein MNRVRLWLIALTIALALVFTGANQVSADKNATLTFTQDVAPLFYKNCVQCHRTGEIAPMSLITYKEIRPWAKSIREKLIAKEMPPWHADPQHGSWANDRRMAQKDIDTIVRWIDSGAKEGNPKNLPPPPQFAKGWQIGEPDVIFQMPVEFTVPAEGAVPYQHFTVPTNFKEDMYVEAMEARAGNLSVVHHIVIYVRDPNKKRDPKKKLDLGEDLLGALSPGQTPFMAKQGMAKLIKAGSQLVFQMHYTPSGTETKDRSIVGLRFTKKPVLADKIITTTAAFDINFVIPPNAANHEVKASYDFAQDSHIISFSPHMHLRGKDILYKATYPDGRSEILLSIPKYDFNWQVYYYPMKPLMMPKGTKLEVIAHFNNSTSNKLNPDPNIAVRFGQQTWDEMMNGFFDYTVVGATNETPETGKSARATDK, encoded by the coding sequence ATGAATCGAGTGCGTTTATGGCTTATTGCTCTGACCATCGCCTTAGCGTTGGTCTTTACCGGCGCTAATCAAGTGAGCGCCGATAAAAATGCGACGCTCACCTTTACCCAGGATGTTGCGCCACTGTTTTATAAAAACTGCGTGCAATGTCATCGCACAGGCGAAATCGCGCCGATGTCGTTGATAACTTACAAAGAGATTCGTCCGTGGGCGAAATCCATTCGCGAAAAACTCATCGCGAAAGAGATGCCGCCCTGGCACGCAGACCCTCAACATGGCAGTTGGGCAAATGACCGCCGCATGGCGCAAAAAGATATTGATACGATAGTTCGGTGGATTGACAGCGGCGCGAAAGAAGGCAATCCCAAAAATTTGCCGCCCCCGCCGCAATTTGCCAAAGGCTGGCAAATCGGCGAACCCGATGTGATTTTCCAGATGCCGGTTGAGTTCACGGTTCCTGCGGAAGGCGCTGTGCCGTACCAACATTTCACCGTGCCGACCAACTTCAAAGAAGATATGTATGTCGAAGCGATGGAAGCGCGCGCCGGTAATCTTTCCGTCGTTCATCACATCGTTATCTATGTGCGCGACCCCAATAAAAAACGCGACCCCAAAAAGAAACTCGATTTAGGCGAAGATTTGCTCGGCGCACTGTCGCCCGGACAAACCCCGTTTATGGCAAAGCAAGGCATGGCAAAACTCATCAAAGCCGGTTCGCAACTGGTTTTCCAGATGCACTACACACCGAGCGGCACGGAAACCAAAGACCGTTCAATCGTTGGGCTTCGCTTTACCAAAAAACCTGTGCTTGCGGATAAAATCATCACCACGACTGCCGCTTTCGATATAAATTTCGTGATTCCGCCCAATGCCGCGAATCACGAAGTCAAGGCATCGTATGATTTCGCGCAGGATTCGCATATCATCAGTTTCAGCCCGCATATGCATTTGCGCGGCAAGGATATTCTCTATAAAGCCACCTACCCCGACGGGCGTTCGGAAATTCTGCTGTCGATTCCCAAATACGATTTCAATTGGCAGGTCTATTACTATCCGATGAAACCTTTGATGATGCCTAAGGGGACAAAACTCGAAGTCATCGCCCATTTCAATAATTCAACCTCGAATAAATTGAATCCCGACCCGAACATCGCTGTGCGTTTCGGGCAGCAGACCTGGGACGAAATGATGAACGGCTTTTTCGATTACACAGTGGTTGGCGCGACAAATGAAACACCGGAAACCGGCAAGAGCGCCAGGGCAACCGATAAATAA